The window ctaaaatttaaaaaaaagtacttaaatagaaataaaacaaaataaaaaataaaaaaaaaacactgtagccTAGACGAAGAAATAGTTTCAACAGTCTAAGCCTTACACATACATTTACCTAAGGAATGACTAATTATACATTCTAACAATGAACTGATATTAGCCACAAAAATCATTACAGCAGCGGATAATCTTGTACAGGGGAATATCAAAAATGGAAAGTCCAAAAAGTGGTATGATTTGGTGTTCATCTATGCCTCAAAACGTTACAGTTCAAACCACCATGTGTCCAACACATACAATAAAGCTTTATGAACTGGTAATACTTGTACATATTTAACAAGCTACAAGAGAAAGTATCAGCCTACAAACAAACGCCTTCCTGTTCCCTTCCTATTCTGTGTCTGTTTGGCATCTTCAAAGTGGGACTGTCTTTACATATTTTAGTTTTCATTTGTTGTATTACACGAGTTAACTTCTCATTTTACTCCTACAACATTTGTACAGATGATAAAGGGTTTATGGTAAATTCCACGAACATGATTTTCATTACATTACACAATTTCTTAGGGGGAAatattgtgttaaaattacaacAACCTGACTGGACTGTGTCGCATTTGGAGGCATCTCTGTATTTGTACTAGCTGCAATGACACTGTAAAAGACATTAAATGAAGCTTTGTTGTCATTGAACATCATGTGAAACTACAGCACACTTACAAGTCACATGAGGTTTACCAgcatactaataataattccTTGTGAGGGCATCATTTTTGATGcaactcttgtattggatttcattagattgtgcacgTGTACTTAATGTTGTGACCTGTGAGTGTATGGTGGAATTAGTTGACACTCACACAGCCACCAGCTGAATTTTAAACTTGATTGAAGTCGGATTGAATTCGGGCTTGCTCAGGTTGTGCTCACATTTCTGGAGGGAAACATCAACATAAAAGTGATCCGAACTCAGTCGACACTGATGTTAAATTAACAACAACGTGTCTTACGGACCCTGCAGCGCAGTGAGCGCTTCATCAGGAGGTGTTTGTGTCGCGGATGCAGCTGAGAGGCTCCGGCAGGCTGGAAGTCGGGCTGCAGAAGTCGCTGGCGCAGCGTAGTAACTTAGAAGACGAAACTAAACTCAAAAACTCCACTTCATCATACTTTACGCAAATATTTTTACGAGAGTGGTTTACTTACCCTCTGGCAAACTGATAGGTCGAGTGTAACAATCTTCAGGCAGAGGCTCAACCTCATCAAGAGCCTGTGCAGGCTCAATGGTGATCTCCCTCTGGTCCTCCCCCTCTTTAAGGCTGCCAAGAAACATGTCCGGTTATCAATATTCTTATAATGAAGGCCATTTCTTCCACTTGGTTGTAATCTGCCACAATTATTTTAAGCTTCCAAGATCCCTCATAATCTCACATTttaacacaggaaaaaaaaaatcaataaaacttACTTTAATCATCTAATTATTCACAGTCAACAGCATTGGTGCCTATTAAACTGATATTACATCTGCAGTTTTAAAAGAAAGAGCATTTAACATCCCATTATTCTTCCTCTGCTTTGTAATAGTCTACTAATGAGTTAGGGTTTTCTAATGGCCATTACACCATAtcaaaactttgttttttttttattttattaccggCCACTTAATCATACCCATAGAACAGATGGAGGTCCTTGAATGCAACGCCCAGAGGGCAGCTGTTCTCAACAGTAATAGtgtaaagacaaacatgtaacaAAGGTAAAGTGGCCCTTTCAATTCAcaacattaattaaatgcagacctgccaactttGAACAAGTGTTTATGAGCACTCCACCACCCCCGGGCCAGTttgatatatatacactgtatattttttattttgttaaaatgctttaaaaaaaaacaaaaaaacaaacatacatatttaaagCCAAAGCTTTGGGTTATTACTTGATAAAAgtagctttttctcattacattattatgccttttgaaaaaataataaaaattatattttatgtgCCACGGGCCACGAGCTACAAATGGCCCATGGGCCGACACAcctgcttttatagctcttcATCGGGATTAgggcaaccacaactcttgtcGACAATTTCACTTGTTAGCGTCCTTTGTAGTGAGTAAAAGATGATAATTAAAGACAGAAGGGGAGTGGAATTACAGCTGGAACTAAACAATGCATTCCAATAAcaatttttattacaaatgctgatctgaaatcggaggagaaggcACTAGCAGAGGTGGGCTATACGCCCTCTGCGCTAGTCGTAGCCTTTACAGTCTGCGAGGTTAgacttttttggaggtgcatgtaATGCTACGCAAGGGCGCCTGCAAGGGGAGGTAGTGTACGTTGGTGCCTTGACACAGGAGCATAAAACCACGTCTCAcgagactgaactcgaaaccgGAACTGGTGTACTTGGAGTGCAATAAAGTGTACAGGCATAGTCAAGCGTCAAAATGCGTACATGTCGACAGgtctgtttgtgtatttttgaaaaaacatgtaacTCACGAAAGACCAGCCAGAGTGGAAATGGGCGCTCCAGACCTCTGCCGCTGCAGCCGTGTTCCAAGGCCGTACTTTTCCTGCAAGACCACGGGAAAAATAGAAATCAGAAATGTCTCTTAACACACAGAGGTCTCAATCTACAGCTAATTTTAAAAGAAGGTGTCGTCTACTAAAGAAATGTGAAAACTTCTAAAAGGCAATATAGGGAACAACTGTaaaaaaagttgaaagaaaaaataagcttGGTGGTAAGAGACAAGAAAACCTTTCTGCCGAGATTAGCAGGAGAGAAATAACTGAATGTTTTATCTGTTGTAAACagagctgtcaaagttaacaagttaacagacatttcctttaacggcactagtttttttttgttttttttttatgtgtgattAGCGTGCacatgtcctgtttgacccccgacccacaccgtagtttgaggaaaagcAGCAGTTGATGTGGCTCCACCagcaggaacaaatattgagcagaaatggacaaagaaaaggtcaTTTTGATtagtaagtttagcttcaaagccttggcagatggctctcgcaaaaagaccaaagttatttgtatctgctGTCTCTGAGTCGAGTTGGCACGCAGTACGTCGCCTCTCAGTGCCAGGGAGAAGATCCTggtgcactgcaggtattttttttttattgtcacttATGAAGTGCTACCTTGGCATATGAGTGTCCCAAATAACTGTTTTTTAgatggcaggcatagccgaggacagctatctGGGGGCTTCTGTCGATGGGACAAAGTAGAAGTGAGCGAGCGCATACAGCACTCAATGAGATGGCAGCCAAGGCTCCTGAGGGtttttattagcattattagcaatttattagcatttgtgctttgtttgtcaaagatgacagaataaaagttgcatgttgaaaGACCTGCGGTGTCACACTTTCACGTTGTTACAGTCGCCAGACCGAGAAAGTGTGAtagtgtgtgttcatgtctctgtaaaagagtgtttggaagtgaagtataagctgtagcctgactgcactacagtTTATGGGCGCAGTCGtagttctgtaaactactgactgttcttgagAACTCTATTTTTTGTGAGTTGTCATTTATTCTTCTAACTTGCAAACCTttagtcacaattatattaTGTGAGAtgatttgcttgaagagaatgacGTTTACTTTACTAATGTCTACTTGCTGTACATTGTGTTTGGTTTTTATACATTACAAGTTAACtgtgattaaacattttaatcaattgacagccttAGTTGGAAATATAAAGTGGCTATATTTTTATGCATAAATATGCACTATCCCCTTAATGAACACTGTCTCTCCTCTCCTGCTAACCTGCACAAAAGGCTCCACTGTGTGAATTTCAAGCCTCATGTCACCACAGGAACATTCATGTGATCTGTGAGGTCACACTAATTTAGATTAGCAATAAAGACAAGGAAGTGCTACTGTGAAAAGGCAAATATAACTCACCACCACATGaattgtgtgttgctgtgggggaggggtgaaaaataaaatatcaggaTGCATTAGCAAAGGAAAAGGGAGAGAGTAAAGATGTGAAGTGATCAAGCAAACATTAGTGGCAAAAAGGTGACCTGCAACAGCAACACAGACAACTCTGAACTGGAAAAACACATCTAGGCCATCACAAGTTAAAGCGGTGAAAAATTATTGTGAGAGATTAAAGATTGTTTTGCAATCAAGGACTGAGAGAATGAATGAAACATTGCCAACAGTCAACCAACTAGGCTGTTTAACATACAAATCTTTTTTACAGTGTACAGTAGTACTACAAAGGTAGCTTTTATACACCCAGGTATATTATACTATTTTGCAATAACACTCTAAATAGCACACGTATGTCTCATAAAATGCTTCACTTATATATTAAATCTATGTCTTTTTACATTaactattgttattgttattattacattgCACTGACACAGTTCTGCGACATTTCAAAACGCTGAAAAAAGGTAGAGACTTtacaaaaaaggcataatgtttGTCTGAGTGCCAGCAGTGTACCGAGAAAGCCAAAGGCATGCACTGTCGTCTCCTCGCCAGCTTCTTCCTGTCTCGCTCCTGCTTCTCTCTGTGAGCCAGATGCTGGTAATACTCTATCAGCTTGTTGATCTGAGGGGAAGGAAAATTCACAACAGAGACATTTGGTTTGCATACTATAGGTGTGAAAATGCGAATGGTTGTCAATAGTATAGCATAATGTGTCAAGTCAGCAGCTACTATACAATGCAGTACAATAGTAAAACAAAAGTGGTTGGTGTGTTGGTGTAAACGcgattttgggggaaaatacaTCTCCTAAGTCTGACATGGCATAACACAAGATGTCAGCATATCTtacaagactaaaaaaaaaaagtggtacaCGGGTCTCTGTCCTGACTTCTCAGTCCAATATGGCTAAAaggaaattaataataaaagaatgGAACGTTAACCGTAAAGTAGGGTTGGGTgatatggcaaaaaaaaaaaaaaaaaatcaccatgatgtattttttaatatcatCCGATCTCGATTGTCATCACAATTTTTTATATTGTCTTTAAATTTCCAGTTTTAAAGCATCTGTACTAAAAACCGAATAAAACTAGAGATTGGTTCAAAATTGGATTGAAATGCAAAGTGTATAACAGAGAAAATTAAATGAGATGAacatagaaaaatataaaaacaactttCACTCAACAGTACaacaaatacagaaaaatatatcaaaaaacACTGTGATTTTGTTCAGTCTTGAGTGGTTGTTGCCACAAATtaatctgacacatcttaagtaactttgatcaaatggagaattactacagcttctgcatgGACATTGAAGGGATAGTTCTCCATTTCCATCAGctttgtagtccaataacagcggcTTAACCCCCCACCggacctcacaaaacacttgccgatatatatttgtctcccgccgtattcctgcgtACTGTTgcctgtgtgttcatgtgtatgtgacgaagacgctcacaTCTACTTCCACGACCAAgcgccgcagccatcttgtttatgtatgtgttccacagcggaagaagatgagtgtcttcgtcacattcacatgaacacacaggcgacagtgcgcaggaataccgcgggagacagatataacgcagagcgttttgggaggtttgagtttttgacaaggcatttttgtgatgcaaatgttttaatcttttggaacgcatattgtttttagaagccaaactctttacttaattgtcccctgcaactaagcggaactacgttcttcatcacagaaatctgaccagaactggacttaggagacgtGTCAAGCGAATGccgagtgcaggtaggattgcaaggtttatagtgtgcttAAAGCACTTAAAAATGTTCGGTTCCATCCTGCCTCGAGcattgccacttccatattacattagcgatgccatagttcacagtctgaaaGACTTCTGGCTGCCCCGTTCCCGCAAGGCAGATTTTCTATAAAAGGGCTATATAACATCACATTTTAATATCGTGATACCCCTTGTGAATAGTATTTAATGTATTTCAGTTTTATGTGGTTTTATTATAAAGCGGTTACCTCCTTTTTTCAcgtgaatgttaaaatgtgtgaTGCATTAAAATCCCCATCATACGTCAAAGGGTGAACTGTCGTGATGTTATGAGAAGTGCCGAGGCGTTGAGGCTGGCTTCGAGTAATGGAAGGGGCATTCCCACGAAGTGCGTATTGAGGCTTGCTTATTTAGGAAAGTGGCCGGAAATTAGGACATCTGAAGCGTCACTGGACATCTCTGCCTCATGACCGCTTCAGGAAGTGGTTAGCGGATTTGACAGACTTTGCAAAATAAAAGTCTCCTGTCATCTCACATTTtggatttcagttttgtttttttacacgtgTTATGTTCGCCACGCTGGTGAAACACTTTATCAAATTGCCATGATTCAAATTGTCAAAACTGGTGACTGCTTGACCACTTAACGTCGCCATAGAGCAAATGAAGCACCATGACGCTCCATGACGCACCAATTGACTGCAATGCTTCAtgaaaattcattttatttcaattacgcataggttaacttcttttttacTCTTGTATTCCTCTAGAGAGTTAAAAGTTTTGTGATGgagacagtttgaccctgaaactgatcaattttattttttattttactttttttttttttaatgggaaaatGTGTTTCTAAATACAAACTGAATGTCGACCAGTGTCTCGAACTGATGGTATTCAACCTCACTGGTTCCACTATATAAAAGATACACTCTGAGCTATTGGTGTGTTGCGGGGGCGGGCGGATTCAGTCAGAGACATCTATTCACAACTAAACATGTGATCAACCCAAGGGAATTTAAATGATTGCAAGGAGAAAACTTACCCGCTGAGTATGACAGTTTTCAGGCTCCTGCCACCCACCACTGGCTGCAGTGGACAAAATAGAAAGGAGTTTAAATTTCAAGACATCACAACAACTGTAGTgaatactttgtttttttatggatttcaaacaaataaatacgtgCACATTAGGTGCCAACTTCACATAGTAGCACCCACCCACTGACTTGTCAGCCATTCCCACATCCCTGGAGGTCCAGCGGCAAAAGCCACAGGCCAGGTAGTAGGCCTTCTTCATAGCGGTCTTAGTAGGATCATCAGGCAGAGGAGCAGGGATGTTTGTAGCTCGAGTCGACAGGGTGTGCATGCAACATGGGCAATCAAAACAGTTGGCACACCTGCAACACCAACAATGGAGGCATGTTGATAAATTATGCAATTATTCAACATGCAGAGACATAATCAAATACAGAATCTTCTGCAGACTCTATCAAGTTGACCTTACCTGTTCTTTTTAAGTTTAGCCTCTGCAGATGGCATGTTTTCCAAGCAGCTGGGGCAATAATGGGAGTCCACCTTGGTCAATGACAGGAGTGGTTGGAAAACGTGGAAAAATAGACAGATATTGTTAATATCATGGGGGAAATTTAAAAGGAAATTGAACAACTTTGGGGGATAAAACGTCTACTTGGTGAACATCCTTATTAATGGAAGACGTGTCGGGGGAGCTACCATAGCTAACGTCTTCCACAAACTTGCTAAACCGAGAACGATACAAATACAAACGTGGACAGGCAGTAACACTGATGACttgtcattttaatttaatcACAAGACGACAAAACTATCAAGCTGGTGCATGCAAGTAAATGATGAAAATACTTGTTGGATGCTCAACTTGGCCATCTGGGTGTGGTGTTACTGTGTGCTAAATTTGCAAGCTTATTTAACGATTGAAATAACGACTGGTTTACAAAATAATAGTGTCTACAGGAACACAATTACTATTTTATAACAGTCAATGACTGAGCTTGTCAATAATGTTTTGTACATCTGGCTAGTTAGCGTACATGAGAGCGCTGGGACCTAGCATAAAGGGACGCTAAAGCACTCACAACAACCAATCAAATGAAATGATGTTGGACAAAATCTTGATTGGCAGGTTGCACAGCCATTCGATACAAGCGAAGGTTCCCTTTGACTCTGTCACAGCTGCTAGCAAAGCCGGCTAACACCACGTAAGCTACAAGCTAGCACATTAAAAGCAATGGCTAAAACAAGAGAACGTACCTCGTGAGACACACATTCTAAGGATCTTAGCTCACTACAGTATCGGCAGAAATACAGATGGGATAAAGGAGCTCTGATCTTTTTCTCCCCACGAGCCAGATAGACGACTCTATCTGGCTGGAGAAGGGAGGCCATCTCTGCTAGACTTCCACCGCCGCTGTGCTGCTGCTTGGTTGCCACGAATAGTCGTTTGTTCTGAGAGCGAACCCTGAGCTCACAATGTCGACCTCTTGTGGTGACCACTGGAACCGGTTGTATGCGAAATTGGAAACCATAAAACAGGATTTTCCTCTTTCCAAATCATGTAGCGCTAAAACAATGTTTGCTCAGGCATTTAAGGAACACATCGAGAAAGACTCACAGTTGTTTGATTCAGAACCGGTATTGTGCAAATTGTACCTAATGTGGTGTCCTGTGAGTgtgcgtatatatatatatatatatatatatatatatatatatatatgtatatatatatatgtgtatatatatatatatatatatatatatatatatatacacacacatacaaatagaagttatattttaaaatataaattatgtCATCTTTTCCACCCTGCACCGCCTTGATGGCAATGACGTCATTATTTGACATCGTCATGCCAACCAGCTGTAGCGTCCCTCCCCCTCTAGCAAGGCTCTCCCAGAGGAAGCCGAGGACATTTAATCCACCCGAGGTGTCGTGAAGGGACGGCATGATGTTCATATCACCGCTGctaccgctgctgctgctgggcctGCTGCGGCCCTGCACTGCCGAAGGAGCCTCGCTCACTCAGGTACCGTAAGGTGtgactcattaaaaaaatatgacagtaaACATCTGGCATAATATGCAAGTGTTGCAAGAGCattcttgcatgtttgtttcTATTACTAAGTCATGAACATTCATTGTGGCAATGGTGTTTTTGTAGCCACACAGTAGCTTGGCCACTTTTGTAGACTTCAACCAGGAAAAGTATGACGTACtgttacatttttctcttactTCAAATAAAAAGGAATTATCTGGTGTATGGTAGATGTAGCAGATGCAGATCAACGGGCCACTTGTTCGGAGGCATAGTGCATTGTCGGGGTGGGTGGTGGTGGAGTGATTGCTTATGCGCTTCCTGACACATCATGTTGGCTTATATAGTTTCTCAATACATAATCAGTACACTTGGGGTATTTATTATATATGGGGTATTTATTCAGTATAATACCTAATCAGGAAGATTATCAATCAGATTAAGTAACACAAACATTGATTAAATAACCTATATGATATTGGTCATCAATAAATTCAACATCTTTTACTGTACAACCAATACATGTAGAGTGTTAGTAAACTCAGTGTAAGTATTTAATTTAGTTAGAGACAGCAGGTCACGGAAAGAATATAAGATCGTGGGGGGAAAAGAATGCATGTAGGTAATATATTTATGACCAGGGGTGCTGTCAACCAAGGTAAGACGGCACCAACAGAGGAACTTTGAGAATCATCAGCAGAACATTGCATGGATATGTAAACACACTGTCAATAAACAACCTGGGGGCAAGGAAAACATTGGACGATCATGTGACAAAATCCAAGGTGAAGACTGGGCAATGTTCAGAGCctttttcccaaaatagcccgcagtaaGTAAAATCCGCAAAGTATTaatttgtttacaatgattatacatgttttaaggctgtaaaacccctcacaatacact of the Dunckerocampus dactyliophorus isolate RoL2022-P2 chromosome 11, RoL_Ddac_1.1, whole genome shotgun sequence genome contains:
- the dctn4 gene encoding dynactin subunit 4 isoform X1 yields the protein MASLLQPDRVVYLARGEKKIRAPLSHLYFCRYCSELRSLECVSHEVDSHYCPSCLENMPSAEAKLKKNRCANCFDCPCCMHTLSTRATNIPAPLPDDPTKTAMKKAYYLACGFCRWTSRDVGMADKSVASGGWQEPENCHTQRINKLIEYYQHLAHREKQERDRKKLARRRQCMPLAFSQHTIHVVEKYGLGTRLQRQRSGAPISTLAGLSLKEGEDQREITIEPAQALDEVEPLPEDCYTRPISLPEVTTLRQRLLQPDFQPAGASQLHPRHKHLLMKRSLRCRKCEHNLSKPEFNPTSIKFKIQLVAVSYIPEVRIMSIPNLRHMKESQVLLTLTNPVENITHVTLASCEEDDPDDINSTAEVIVPRKELVLAGKDAAAEYDELAEPQDFHDDPDVVAFRKSNKIGFFIKVIPRKEEDADVTVSFKIRHDFRNLTAPVRPSEEGGGDTTTEAIWLTHHVEMRLGPLVP
- the dctn4 gene encoding dynactin subunit 4 isoform X2 produces the protein MASLLQPDRVVYLARGEKKIRAPLSHLYFCRYCSELRSLECVSHEVDSHYCPSCLENMPSAEAKLKKNRCANCFDCPCCMHTLSTRATNIPAPLPDDPTKTAMKKAYYLACGFCRWTSRDVGMADKSVASGGWQEPENCHTQRINKLIEYYQHLAHREKQERDRKKLARRRQCMPLAFSEKYGLGTRLQRQRSGAPISTLAGLSLKEGEDQREITIEPAQALDEVEPLPEDCYTRPISLPEVTTLRQRLLQPDFQPAGASQLHPRHKHLLMKRSLRCRKCEHNLSKPEFNPTSIKFKIQLVAVSYIPEVRIMSIPNLRHMKESQVLLTLTNPVENITHVTLASCEEDDPDDINSTAEVIVPRKELVLAGKDAAAEYDELAEPQDFHDDPDVVAFRKSNKIGFFIKVIPRKEEDADVTVSFKIRHDFRNLTAPVRPSEEGGGDTTTEAIWLTHHVEMRLGPLVP